The DNA window AAGAATCTGGTAATAATAAAGTTATCAGTTTAAAAACTATTGGAAAGAACTTTTGGAGGCATTTGTAGAACTTAATAATTCAGGAGCGGAGCTGGAGATGTTCCGTTTCTGCTGAGAATCAAGACTTAGTTGAGAGCCGTGAAATGGGATATATCAGTAAAGTTCTGTATGTCTCACAGAGTAAAAGCACAGGGCAAACGCATCTAAATTACTCTTGATCACAACGAAGGTTAAGAACCAACGAAAAAATCAGGATTTCACGTTTGATTATTTTTTAAGCCCCAAAGCGATCGCCTAAATTATTCGCAATAAGTAAGAGTTAATGACATTATTTTTAAGCCTATTGAGAATATACTTTGCTTATTGACATGATGCGGCCGCCCTGGTAAAAGCATCTGATTCAAAACTTCACATCCTTTATTTTCTGCTATCGCAGTCACCTTTCTAACAATGACGCAACCAGAAATAAATCATCATGACTCAAACAGCATCGAAACAAAGGGTAAAGCCTGCCAATCAGACAAAACAAACAAGTGTAGCTACTCCTAAAGCCGAAAATGAAGTATCAGCAAATATCCCAGAAATATCTACAGGTAAAAAGAAAAAACCTACATCTCTAGATGCTGATACTTCAACTGAACCTATTTCAAATAAGCGTACTAATAAACGTTCTGCCAAATCAGAGTTAAACTCTCAACCACTTATAGAATCAGGAATGGAGGTAATCTGCTCACAAACTAAATTTCACGATGCACTCTCTTTAGTTAGTTGTGCTACCCCAGCTAAACCTACCCATCCGATTCTTGCTAATGCTCTAATCATTGCAGATATCGAAACACAACAGATACATTTAACTGTTACTGATTTAGCATTAACAATTCAGGCAAGTTTTGAAGCCCAGGTGTTGCTCAAGGGTGAAGTTACTGTGCCAGTGGAAATGCTATTTGAGATAGTTAAGCATTGCCCTAATGGTAATATTAGCCTCAGTAGTCAGACTCAGATTATACAGCTTATTGATGAGGAGAAGCAAACAAAAATCTGCTCTCTCAGTTTATCTGATGCTGATGGAAAATATGAAATTAGAGGCATTAGTGCTGAAGAATTTCCACCCAGTTCTACAATTGATGCTACTCCCATTCCTCTGCCAACAACAGTTTTCAAAGATGGTTTGAAAGGTGTGATTTATGCTGTCAGCACTGATGAAAATAAATATATCTTGACCGGAGTTCATATCCAACTTGCACAGGAGAAGTTAAAGTTTATTGGTACTGATGGGCATCGAGTCGCAACCACTGAACTTTCAACTCAAGGAATTGGTAGAAAACCCCGCAAACAAGTAGAATCTGAAGAGATAATCCAATTTACTATTCCCGGTCGAGTCCTCAAGGAACTAGCGCGTAACTTGGATGATTCTGTCGAATTTATTAATCTGTTGTATGATGCCCAAAGTAATCGCTTGGGTTTTGCTTGGCAAGATATTATCCTCAGATGTCAATGTCTGGAAGGAACTTACCCTGACTGCGAACAGTTATTGGCAAGATTTAGCTTTGACCGAGAAGTAATCCTAGAAAAAGCATTCTTAGTCAAAGCATTAGAACGGTTAGCTGTGTTAACAGATAAAAAAGAGAAAGGTATTTACTTACAGTTTGATGGAAGTTTGCAGCAGCTACGACTATCAATTGAACGGGAGTTCGGCAAAGGCGATCAGGTTATTGCTGCTCATCTACCATCAGAAATGTCATTGAATATTCAGTTTAACCTCAAGTATTTAGTAGAAGCAGCCAAGGCAATTCCTAGTTCCGCTATCAAAATGCACTTGCAACAATCAGATCATCCTGCCATGTTGGTTCCTTATGGAGATAGACCAAATCCAGAACTGCAAATGGAAATGCGTCAATTCTTATTGCCACTGTACACTCTAAATACTTAATAAATGTTAACCGTAATCTTGAAGTTTTTTAGGGTGTTTTGGATACGAGTGGTGTCAATACGGTTCGGATAAGCATTTTTCACTTTCCTTGTGGTCTGGGGAATGGGGTTGCGGGTAAAGGGTAAGAGATATATTCAAAACCTTTCCCCTTTAACTGAACCGTATTGCCTTGCCAGGGATAAGGAGTTGGGTAGAAAGCAGACAGATCGCTTCGGAAGCTTACTGCTCCTGAGCGGACAGCGCCTTGCGGTAAACGATTTTGTCAGCGCCCGCTTGATAGAAGTCGCGTATCCGCGCTTCCTCGTCATAACCGCACTTGCGGTAGAACGTTCGCGTCCGCTCGAAGTCCGGCGTCCCTGACGTTTCCACCAGCAACACACGCCCGCCGCGTGCCATCAATGTTTGCTCAACGTAGCGTAGCAGGGTCGCACCACGTCCTTGTCCTTGGCGGTCGGGTCGGATAGCAATCAACTGTAGATTCCACGTCTGATCGGTCATCCGTTCCATCTCACAGTAAGCGACCCCCACCGCCCCGTTGTCATCGTCGGTAATCCAAAAGCGTTCGGCTTTGCCGTCTCGTAGAGAATGGCTGTCGTTGCTACCACCGAAGTAATCGGACAGCATTTCGCCAAGCTCCTCAAGTTGGTTCGGTTGGAACAGTCCGGTTGCATCGGCTAAGGCAATCAGCGCGGTTGTGTCATTGGGTATGGTCGGTCGAATCATCGCAAACTCCGTGTGCAAAACAGGTTAGTCGCTGGAGTAAATATCACAACAGTTGTTATGTTGCATTAAAACATAACAACTGTTGTGATAATATGTCAACATACTTATTTCATGTTGCTGTAAACCGAGGAGAGCTATGAGTTATGACGATCGCCGTATTGAAGTCGCTAAAGCGGCATGGCGGGTGATTGTCCGTGAAGGATTGGATCGTGCCAGTATGCGGGCGATCGCGCAAGAACTTGGCTCTTCGACAGGGGTTGTTACCCATTACTTTCGAGATAAAGAAGAACTCACCCTATTTGCCTTGGAACAGGTGTTTGAAAACGTCCTAGAGGACATGAAAACCTGTGCCGAGGGACGGCAAGGAATTGACAGACTAGTGCAGATGATTTTTGTGGCTCTACCTCTGGAGGACATTGACAAAGCTGATTGGAAGGTTTGGGTGGCATTTTTGGGTTATTCTATCGGGCGCGAACGCCTTGTTCAGGAGCACCGAAAACGCTATGACTTCTTACGGCAGATTATTTCTCAAGAGTTAGCTGACTTACAAAAAGCCTTGCTGATTCGAGCCGATCTTGATTTAACCCTCGAAGCCAATGCACTCATCGCCCTAGTGGATGGCATTGGCACTGGTGTTGTCATTTTTCCTGAGCAGTTCTCCGCAGATCAACAAAAATATCTCGTGCGGCGGCATATCAATGCAATACTTGCATCATCTTGAACACTGACGCGTAAGTTTTAAGTTACTACCAACTCGACCAAACGAAACTGCCTAACTATCAATACGGTTCGGTTAAGCCAAAAACCAGATAAGCTGAGGGTTAGCTCCTGAGTGTACTGTGATTGAATGCAACTTAAAGAATTCTCAGAAAATCACCTGCTGTTAATAGTTGTAAATACAGAAAAGGAGGAAATTCGGCAATGGATAAGCTAGCACAATACCGCAATGTTATCAAGAAGATATTGACTGAGTATTACGAAACTACTAATACTCAAGTTATAAAAGATGCGGGAGTTGAAGTAAGCGATACCTGCGGTAAGCTACGCTAACGCTTGGCTTTTGATGAAACAAGAGATCAATATATTTGGTTTAGGTTTGGCTGGGATGACAAAAAGCAAATACAGTATATTATCATCTATCTCTGCATTAAAAACGGCAAAGTTTGGGTGGAAGAAGATGCAACTAATTTATGCGTTGTTGATGATTTGCTATCAGCCGGAATACCCCAAGCCGATATTGTTTTGGGTTTCCACCATCCCAGTAAACGAGGTTTAACAGAATTCGCTACTGCTTAAGGAGGCAAGGAAAAAAGAGAAAATTAGCGTTCTATTAGCTAAGGATATGAATTCTAAAATGGCTATACCTCGCTTGTAAATTAGATAAACTTCTCCACCTATTTCAACGTTTAAATAATTAAGTGTACTCAACTTCTGGTATCGGTAAATCTTACTGAGAACGGTTGAGCAAATCAGCCTATTTGGGATTCAAAATTACACCCCCTTAACAGGGGTAAGGGCGACAAATTAAGGTTAATGAATCCTATGTCTACAGTCGCCTTACATCAAAAATATAGACCCCAGACAATAGCCGAATTAGTTGGACAGCCCTACATCAAAACTGCTCTGACTAATGCTGTCAAATACCTGCAAATTGCACCAGCTTATTTATTCACAGGTTCTAGAGGCACAGGTAAAACTTCAACTGCTCGGATA is part of the Nostoc sp. 'Peltigera membranacea cyanobiont' N6 genome and encodes:
- the dnaN gene encoding DNA polymerase III subunit beta, with amino-acid sequence MTQTASKQRVKPANQTKQTSVATPKAENEVSANIPEISTGKKKKPTSLDADTSTEPISNKRTNKRSAKSELNSQPLIESGMEVICSQTKFHDALSLVSCATPAKPTHPILANALIIADIETQQIHLTVTDLALTIQASFEAQVLLKGEVTVPVEMLFEIVKHCPNGNISLSSQTQIIQLIDEEKQTKICSLSLSDADGKYEIRGISAEEFPPSSTIDATPIPLPTTVFKDGLKGVIYAVSTDENKYILTGVHIQLAQEKLKFIGTDGHRVATTELSTQGIGRKPRKQVESEEIIQFTIPGRVLKELARNLDDSVEFINLLYDAQSNRLGFAWQDIILRCQCLEGTYPDCEQLLARFSFDREVILEKAFLVKALERLAVLTDKKEKGIYLQFDGSLQQLRLSIEREFGKGDQVIAAHLPSEMSLNIQFNLKYLVEAAKAIPSSAIKMHLQQSDHPAMLVPYGDRPNPELQMEMRQFLLPLYTLNT
- a CDS encoding GNAT family N-acetyltransferase gives rise to the protein MIRPTIPNDTTALIALADATGLFQPNQLEELGEMLSDYFGGSNDSHSLRDGKAERFWITDDDNGAVGVAYCEMERMTDQTWNLQLIAIRPDRQGQGRGATLLRYVEQTLMARGGRVLLVETSGTPDFERTRTFYRKCGYDEEARIRDFYQAGADKIVYRKALSAQEQ
- a CDS encoding TetR/AcrR family transcriptional regulator, coding for MSYDDRRIEVAKAAWRVIVREGLDRASMRAIAQELGSSTGVVTHYFRDKEELTLFALEQVFENVLEDMKTCAEGRQGIDRLVQMIFVALPLEDIDKADWKVWVAFLGYSIGRERLVQEHRKRYDFLRQIISQELADLQKALLIRADLDLTLEANALIALVDGIGTGVVIFPEQFSADQQKYLVRRHINAILASS